A part of Helicobacter fennelliae genomic DNA contains:
- a CDS encoding SCO family protein: protein MKKFFGMVVGICVLGLAVWGFYCYKNSSKFDFSAQSIHGTIKLSDFKNQRKIVYFGYMSCPDVCPMTFTLLSLALQESRADDIALFFVSLDPQRDDVKSLDRYAKYFYPNAYGLSLSQDELDVVTARYGVKYQRILLDDSALDYSIAHSSSLYLLDSHARLIGELSNLTYEEILGFIGNARI from the coding sequence GCGTGCTGGGCTTGGCGGTATGGGGTTTTTATTGCTACAAAAATTCTTCTAAATTTGACTTTAGCGCACAAAGCATACATGGCACAATCAAATTGAGCGATTTTAAAAATCAGCGAAAAATTGTGTATTTTGGCTATATGTCTTGCCCTGATGTATGCCCGATGACGTTCACGCTTTTGTCTCTTGCACTGCAAGAGAGTAGGGCAGATGATATTGCACTTTTTTTTGTGAGTCTTGATCCCCAAAGAGATGATGTAAAAAGCCTTGATCGATATGCAAAATATTTCTATCCAAACGCCTATGGATTATCACTAAGTCAAGATGAGCTTGATGTGGTAACCGCGCGTTATGGTGTCAAATATCAGCGGATTTTGCTTGATGATTCTGCGCTAGATTATTCTATTGCGCATAGTTCATCTTTGTATCTTCTTGACTCGCACGCAAGGCTTATTGGAGAGTTGAGTAATTTAACTTATGAGGAGATTTTGGGGTTTATAGGGAATGCTAGAATCTAA